One segment of Vibrio mimicus DNA contains the following:
- the fusA gene encoding elongation factor G: MADLSLYRNIGIFAHVDAGKTTTTERILKLTGKIHRLGEVHDGASTMDFMEQEAERGITIQSAATTCFWKGHRFNVIDTPGHVDFTVEVYRSLKVLDGGIGVFCGSGGVEPQSETNWRYANDSEVSRLIFVNKLDRMGADFFRVVEQVKKVLGANPLVMTLPIGREDEFVGVVDVLTRQAFVWDDSGLPENFEIKEVPADMVDQVEEYREMMIETAVEQDDELMMAYMEGEEPTVEQIKACIRKGTRDLAFFPTFCGSAFKNKGMQLVLDAVVDYLPSPTEVEPQPLTDPATGEPTGEVATVSVDAPLKALAFKIMDDRFGALTFVRIYSGKIKKGDTILNSATGKTERVGRMVEMHANDRNELESAQAGDIIAIVGMKNVQTGHTLCDPKHECTLEPMIFPTPVISIAVKPKDKNGSEKMGIAIGKMVAEDPSFQVETDEDSGETILKGMGELHLDIKVDILKRTYGVELEVGAPQVAYRETITKAVEDSYTHKKQSGGSGQFGKIDYRIKPGEQNSGFTFKSTVVGGNVPKEFWPAVEKGFKSMMDTGTLAGFPVLDVEVELFDGGFHAVDSSAIAFEIAAKGAFRQSIPKAAPQLLEPIMKVDVFTPEDHVGDVIGDLNRRRGMIKDQEMGLTGVRVKADVPLSEMFGYIGSLRTMTSGRGQFSMEFSHYSACPNNVADQVIAEVKERNAKK, translated from the coding sequence ATGGCAGATTTATCATTATACAGAAACATTGGTATCTTCGCGCACGTTGACGCGGGTAAAACCACTACCACTGAGCGTATCCTGAAGCTGACTGGTAAAATCCACCGTCTGGGCGAAGTACATGACGGCGCTTCAACGATGGACTTCATGGAACAAGAAGCTGAGCGTGGTATCACTATCCAGTCTGCTGCGACTACCTGTTTCTGGAAAGGTCACCGTTTTAACGTAATCGACACCCCGGGACACGTTGACTTCACAGTTGAAGTTTACCGTTCTCTGAAAGTTCTTGACGGTGGTATCGGTGTATTCTGTGGTTCTGGCGGTGTTGAACCTCAGTCAGAAACTAACTGGCGTTACGCGAACGATTCAGAAGTATCTCGTCTGATCTTCGTAAACAAACTAGACCGTATGGGTGCTGACTTCTTCCGTGTTGTTGAACAAGTGAAGAAAGTTCTTGGCGCAAACCCACTGGTTATGACTCTACCTATCGGCCGCGAAGATGAATTCGTTGGTGTGGTTGATGTTCTAACTCGTCAAGCGTTCGTATGGGATGACTCAGGTCTTCCAGAAAACTTCGAAATCAAAGAAGTTCCAGCAGACATGGTTGATCAGGTAGAAGAATACCGTGAAATGATGATCGAAACTGCTGTTGAGCAAGATGACGAGCTGATGATGGCTTACATGGAAGGCGAAGAGCCAACTGTTGAGCAAATCAAAGCATGTATCCGTAAAGGTACACGTGATCTCGCATTCTTCCCAACTTTCTGTGGTTCTGCATTCAAAAACAAAGGTATGCAGCTTGTACTTGACGCAGTAGTTGATTACCTACCTTCTCCAACAGAAGTAGAACCTCAACCACTGACTGATCCTGCAACTGGTGAGCCAACTGGCGAAGTAGCAACAGTATCTGTTGATGCGCCTCTAAAAGCGCTAGCGTTCAAGATCATGGATGACCGTTTCGGTGCCCTGACCTTCGTTCGTATCTACTCAGGCAAAATTAAGAAGGGTGATACCATTCTTAACAGCGCAACTGGTAAAACTGAGCGTGTTGGCCGTATGGTTGAGATGCACGCAAACGACCGTAACGAGCTGGAATCTGCACAAGCAGGTGACATCATCGCGATCGTTGGTATGAAGAACGTTCAAACTGGTCACACTCTATGTGATCCTAAGCACGAATGTACTCTTGAGCCTATGATTTTCCCAACACCAGTTATCTCTATCGCTGTTAAGCCTAAAGATAAGAACGGTTCTGAGAAAATGGGTATCGCGATCGGTAAAATGGTTGCAGAAGATCCATCATTCCAAGTTGAGACTGACGAAGATTCAGGCGAAACCATTCTGAAAGGTATGGGCGAACTTCACCTAGACATCAAAGTAGACATCCTTAAGCGTACTTACGGTGTTGAACTTGAAGTGGGTGCTCCTCAAGTTGCTTACCGTGAAACTATCACTAAAGCAGTTGAAGATAGCTACACGCATAAGAAACAGTCTGGTGGTTCAGGCCAGTTCGGTAAGATCGATTACCGTATCAAGCCAGGAGAGCAAAACTCTGGTTTCACCTTCAAGTCAACGGTAGTTGGTGGTAACGTTCCTAAGGAATTCTGGCCAGCAGTTGAGAAAGGCTTCAAGTCTATGATGGACACCGGTACTCTTGCTGGCTTCCCTGTACTTGACGTTGAAGTTGAACTGTTCGACGGTGGCTTCCACGCAGTTGACTCATCTGCAATCGCATTTGAAATCGCAGCGAAAGGCGCATTCCGTCAGTCAATTCCAAAAGCGGCTCCTCAGCTTCTTGAACCAATCATGAAAGTGGACGTGTTCACTCCTGAAGATCACGTTGGTGACGTTATCGGTGACTTGAACCGTCGTCGTGGCATGATCAAAGACCAAGAAATGGGTCTGACAGGCGTACGCGTTAAAGCTGACGTTCCACTATCTGAGATGTTCGGTTACATCGGTTCTCTACGTACAATGACTTCTGGTCGTGGTCAGTTCTCTATGGAGTTCTCTCACTACTCAGCATGTCCAAACAACGTAGCTGATCAAGTTATTGCTGAAGTTAAAGAGCGTAACGCGAAGAAGTAA
- a CDS encoding AMP-binding protein: MIPTNQFNHPPCALPPPNEMLLRWAQERPNEVYLKQIINRQFVEFTYAEVADHALRLVSALRALGAVPGDRIALISKNCAEWFICDLAMMLGDYISVPIFPTAGSDTIDYCLEHSESKILIVGKLDDNKATAHVLAERPNLISISLPYPSAAKCQYEFQTLIKQHQPSEERPTHFDDKLMSIVYTSGTSGQPKGAMLTYGAFTWSAQQLINHIGIQEGDRLFSYLPLAHITERVYIFGSSIIGGVLTAFPESLDTFIEDVKMHRPTLFISVPRLWTLFQQRIQDKLPQKKLNILLKIPFIHSLIKRKLAEGLGLDQARVLGCGSAPVSPALLEWYRSVGLNITEAWGMTESFAYSTINYPFRADKIGTVGNAGPGIELKIAADEEIMVRSKGLFAGYYKNDTATAESFDNEGWLHTGDIGAIDSEGYLTIQGRKKDTFKTAKGKFVAPVPIEKKLFEYSRVEMMCLIGSGLPAPILLVIPHHFPDFDRARYERTVQKVITRMNMELESHEQIKGVLMIKEPWSIDNGILTPTLKIKRHVLEKKYHDVGQNWPKGQLVVWEE, translated from the coding sequence ATGATCCCGACGAATCAATTCAATCACCCTCCTTGCGCTCTCCCTCCTCCCAATGAAATGTTACTCCGTTGGGCTCAAGAGCGCCCAAATGAGGTGTACTTAAAGCAAATCATTAACCGTCAGTTTGTCGAGTTTACTTACGCTGAAGTAGCCGATCACGCGCTACGCCTTGTCTCTGCTCTACGTGCTTTAGGGGCTGTTCCAGGAGATAGAATTGCGCTTATTTCTAAAAATTGTGCTGAATGGTTTATTTGCGATCTGGCCATGATGCTCGGTGATTATATCAGTGTGCCCATTTTCCCAACTGCAGGAAGTGACACCATTGACTACTGCCTTGAACACAGTGAAAGCAAAATCCTGATTGTCGGCAAACTCGATGATAATAAAGCCACTGCACATGTTTTAGCAGAGCGTCCTAATCTCATCAGTATCTCGCTCCCTTATCCTTCGGCGGCCAAATGCCAATATGAGTTTCAAACGCTGATCAAACAGCATCAGCCTAGTGAAGAACGACCAACCCACTTTGATGATAAACTCATGTCCATTGTCTATACCTCTGGCACATCTGGGCAGCCTAAAGGAGCCATGCTCACCTACGGTGCGTTTACTTGGTCAGCACAGCAACTGATTAACCATATTGGTATTCAAGAAGGTGATCGTCTCTTCTCTTATTTACCCCTCGCCCATATTACTGAGCGAGTCTATATTTTTGGTTCATCGATCATCGGTGGCGTACTGACCGCATTCCCAGAATCTCTCGATACCTTTATCGAAGATGTCAAAATGCACCGCCCGACCCTGTTTATTTCGGTACCTCGTTTATGGACGCTATTCCAACAACGCATCCAAGATAAACTGCCACAGAAAAAACTCAATATTTTGCTCAAAATCCCCTTCATCCACTCACTCATCAAACGCAAGTTGGCTGAAGGTTTAGGGCTAGACCAAGCTCGCGTGCTCGGTTGTGGCTCAGCGCCAGTCTCCCCTGCATTACTCGAATGGTATCGCAGTGTTGGACTAAACATAACCGAAGCGTGGGGCATGACGGAATCCTTTGCTTATAGCACCATCAACTACCCTTTCCGCGCTGACAAAATTGGCACGGTGGGTAATGCTGGACCTGGTATTGAACTGAAAATCGCAGCCGATGAAGAGATCATGGTACGCAGCAAAGGCTTATTTGCGGGCTATTATAAAAATGACACCGCAACAGCCGAAAGCTTTGACAATGAAGGATGGCTACACACTGGCGATATAGGCGCTATCGATAGTGAAGGCTATTTAACCATCCAAGGTCGTAAAAAAGACACCTTCAAGACGGCGAAAGGCAAATTTGTAGCTCCCGTACCTATCGAGAAAAAGCTGTTTGAATACAGCCGTGTAGAGATGATGTGTTTGATTGGCTCTGGGCTACCAGCTCCAATCTTATTAGTGATCCCGCACCATTTCCCAGATTTTGATCGTGCACGTTATGAGCGTACTGTTCAAAAAGTCATTACTCGGATGAACATGGAATTGGAATCTCACGAGCAGATCAAAGGGGTCTTGATGATTAAGGAGCCGTGGAGTATTGATAATGGTATTTTGACGCCAACACTCAAAATCAAACGCCATGTATTAGAGAAAAAATACCATGATGTCGGCCAAAATTGGCCTAAAGGGCAATTGGTGGTGTGGGAAGAGTAA
- a CDS encoding HD-GYP domain-containing protein, with the protein MQMQAKVGRFRYYPSVGSLNTYLISMLEKIRVELPDVQRISFALYDEKKDSIKTCADSSPASHDFVHYEVPLNELPSLLQSKQSASLRVIHDFPNQLKSHTHHNRWLLEQQYCSSLVKPVFDDQTFIGFLFFNSSVSHYFSEPVIEQLNTYFTLIQQSIGGEYSLIHHLVDDIHQMEEQSPDHWLHIKQHNQRISRYAHIIATEIADLYGLDDELIENIRQFATCHDLGKLALPTSLLQKSTALASNERQQLHQHIESGIGLLNELIEKFGTPHHPCLAVLREIVAYHHEFLDGSGYPFGLTSEQIPIPARIITVANIFDALTTHRPYKQAQSIPHALLELEKMVSEGKLDRYCVNALRESQEELKIIIERFPELDPKDSGVTH; encoded by the coding sequence ATGCAGATGCAAGCCAAAGTTGGTCGGTTTCGCTATTACCCATCGGTGGGGTCGCTCAATACTTATTTGATCAGTATGCTCGAGAAAATCCGAGTAGAGCTGCCTGATGTGCAAAGAATTTCTTTTGCTCTGTATGACGAGAAAAAAGACTCGATCAAAACCTGTGCCGACAGCTCTCCAGCTAGCCATGACTTTGTACATTATGAAGTGCCACTGAACGAACTCCCCTCTCTGCTGCAGAGCAAACAATCCGCTTCTCTGCGCGTTATTCATGACTTCCCTAATCAATTAAAAAGTCATACACATCATAACCGTTGGTTACTTGAGCAGCAGTATTGCTCCTCACTAGTAAAACCCGTTTTTGATGATCAAACTTTCATTGGTTTCCTGTTTTTCAACTCTTCAGTTAGTCATTATTTTTCTGAACCTGTTATTGAACAACTGAACACTTATTTCACATTGATCCAGCAATCCATCGGTGGTGAATACTCGCTAATCCATCACTTGGTCGATGATATACACCAAATGGAGGAGCAATCTCCAGATCACTGGTTACACATCAAACAACACAATCAACGGATCAGCCGCTATGCTCACATCATCGCCACTGAGATCGCGGATTTGTATGGTCTTGATGATGAATTGATTGAAAACATCAGACAATTTGCTACATGCCATGACCTCGGAAAACTGGCATTACCCACCAGTCTGTTACAAAAAAGTACAGCGTTAGCAAGTAATGAGCGGCAACAACTGCATCAGCACATTGAGTCAGGCATAGGTTTACTTAATGAGTTAATCGAAAAATTCGGTACCCCTCACCACCCTTGCTTAGCGGTTTTAAGAGAAATTGTGGCCTACCATCATGAGTTTTTGGATGGCAGCGGTTACCCTTTTGGCCTCACCAGTGAGCAGATACCTATCCCGGCCCGTATTATAACTGTCGCCAATATTTTTGATGCTTTAACTACCCACCGGCCATACAAGCAAGCCCAATCCATTCCTCATGCCTTATTAGAGCTGGAGAAAATGGTGAGTGAAGGAAAGCTAGATCGTTACTGCGTTAATGCACTGCGTGAAAGTCAGGAAGAGTTAAAAATCATCATTGAACGCTTCCCTGAATTGGATCCAAAAGACAGCGGCGTAACACACTGA
- the chrA gene encoding chromate efflux transporter, with the protein MLTIFKTFFALGWMSFGGPAAHIGYFRHTFVEKLGWLNEQEYAQFVALSQFLPGPGSSQVGFAIGYHRGGLAGGWAAFLGFTLPSVLIMLLLAGLSSHLLQTPLFEQVIHGLKLLAIIVVADACLTMYRNFCQQRLTAALCVLTAVAITLAPGLLTQFAVLLLAALFGQARLAPQQSPSTTTFSPSWLSLLLFASLLLGLPLLAASSPLVELFGHFFQAGSLVFGGGHVVLPLLQNALGDSLSTDQFLTGYAAAQAVPGPMFTLATYLGYVLTPEMPVVGALIATFAVFLPGFLLLLGVLKNWSALALHPKVAGAMQGVNACVVGLLLAALYQPVWSSTVHAPLDWAALLVGFFLFKILRLPLIGMVGSALLFGVLSGFM; encoded by the coding sequence ATGCTGACGATTTTCAAAACTTTTTTTGCTTTAGGTTGGATGAGCTTCGGCGGCCCAGCGGCACATATCGGCTATTTTCGCCATACTTTCGTTGAGAAATTAGGCTGGCTTAACGAGCAAGAATACGCACAGTTTGTCGCTCTAAGCCAGTTCCTACCAGGCCCCGGTTCTAGCCAAGTTGGTTTTGCTATTGGTTATCATCGTGGTGGTCTGGCTGGCGGTTGGGCTGCGTTTCTCGGTTTTACTCTCCCTTCAGTCCTTATCATGTTACTGCTAGCAGGGCTAAGTAGCCATCTGTTACAAACCCCGCTGTTTGAGCAAGTCATTCATGGTTTGAAGCTACTCGCCATCATAGTGGTGGCCGATGCCTGTTTAACCATGTATCGCAATTTTTGTCAGCAGCGTCTTACTGCAGCGTTATGCGTTCTGACTGCGGTTGCCATCACGCTGGCACCCGGTTTGCTCACCCAATTTGCGGTGTTACTGCTTGCCGCATTGTTCGGTCAGGCTCGCTTGGCACCACAACAGTCACCTTCAACAACCACGTTCAGCCCCTCTTGGCTTTCTCTGCTGCTCTTTGCGAGTTTATTACTTGGACTGCCACTATTGGCTGCGAGCTCGCCGCTGGTTGAATTGTTTGGTCACTTCTTCCAAGCAGGTAGCTTAGTATTTGGTGGCGGTCATGTGGTTCTTCCCTTGCTGCAAAATGCCTTGGGTGACAGCCTATCTACAGATCAATTCCTGACAGGCTACGCGGCAGCCCAAGCAGTGCCGGGCCCAATGTTTACCTTGGCCACTTACCTTGGCTATGTGCTGACACCAGAGATGCCTGTGGTTGGCGCTTTAATCGCGACTTTCGCTGTATTTCTACCTGGATTTTTATTGCTACTAGGTGTACTAAAAAACTGGTCGGCATTGGCTCTGCACCCGAAAGTTGCAGGAGCCATGCAAGGGGTAAACGCCTGCGTGGTCGGTTTACTGCTCGCAGCGTTATATCAGCCCGTTTGGAGCAGCACGGTACATGCCCCACTCGATTGGGCAGCACTTTTAGTGGGATTTTTCCTGTTTAAAATCTTGCGACTTCCTTTAATTGGTATGGTGGGGAGCGCCTTGTTATTTGGTGTGCTCAGCGGCTTCATGTAA
- a CDS encoding beta-galactosidase, translating into MRNFSDILLSQDWQNPHIVKWHCRTPHVPLHSYRTEQEARLAVGGSRQSLNGQWRFALFEQPEAVEPAVIEADFDDSAWAHIPVPSNWQLKGFDKPIYTNIQYPFADQPPYVPQDNPTGCYRHRFTLEKQALSESTRIVFDGVNSAFHLWCNGHWVGYSQDSRLPAEFELTPYLQEGENLLVAMVLRWSDGSYLEDQDMWWLSGIFRDVYLYRKPILAIEDFFIRTELDALYQHAELRVETRLSQVTRHHQVQVALFDAQGECVARSQALHTGQRVVDEKGSWHDKTEHSLTVCSPTLWSDEAPYLYRCVISLLDEHGAPIEFESAAVGFRKVEITQGLLKLNGQPLLIRGVNRHEHHPELGHVMDEASMRRDIELMKQNNFNAVRTAHYPNHPRWYELCDEYGLYVVDEANLETHGQFPMSRLSNDPQWVNAYLQRMIGMVERDKNHPCVIIWSLGNESGIGVNHHAMYQWTKQRDPSRPVQYEGGGANTAATDIVCPMYARVEQHQPHPAVPKYALKNWISLPQETRPLILCEYAHAMGNSLGAFYKYWQAFREFPRLQGGFIWDWVDQGISKWDSEGRHYWGYGGDFGDAINDRQFCINGLLFPDRTPHPALHEVKKVQQPYQFSLNYPKLTIHNERLFATLPLELVVSVLCDGQEIKQERLPLDIAPRGTITLDLASLPMLPEHEYHLNVALLCREDQPWSNAGHCIASEQWCLQPRRSMLPKITHAPLPQWQQDGDKVRIEAANQQWQFNRPTGLLEQWWQNGQPVLSEPLRDNFYRAVLDNDIGTSEAQHLDPNSWIARWHAAGLDKLRVECDDLRVTTLAECVEVVVDVAHYHQQALAIRTRWRYQIFGDARVELNVEVKVCADLPPLPRVGLTLALPVTETPVSWFGRGPHENYPDRLQSAHVGRYTATVDELHTPYIFPSENGLRCDTRQLQVGTLVVEGHFHFSLSRYSQTMLDKAKHSNELVAGDKLYLNLDAQHMGVGGDDSWSQSVHPEFLLTQPHYQYQLTLRVKASSPQ; encoded by the coding sequence ATGCGCAACTTCTCCGATATTCTTCTCAGCCAAGATTGGCAAAACCCTCACATCGTTAAATGGCACTGCCGCACGCCCCATGTTCCTTTGCACAGTTATCGCACTGAGCAGGAGGCTCGTTTGGCTGTTGGCGGGAGTCGCCAATCTCTAAATGGTCAGTGGCGATTTGCTCTGTTTGAGCAGCCAGAAGCGGTTGAGCCTGCGGTGATAGAAGCGGATTTCGATGATAGCGCTTGGGCGCACATTCCTGTACCGAGTAACTGGCAGCTAAAAGGCTTTGATAAGCCGATTTACACCAACATCCAATATCCATTCGCGGATCAGCCGCCTTACGTGCCGCAAGACAACCCCACCGGCTGTTATCGCCATCGTTTTACGTTGGAAAAACAGGCGTTAAGTGAATCCACTCGCATTGTGTTTGATGGGGTCAATTCGGCATTTCATCTGTGGTGCAATGGTCATTGGGTCGGTTATTCGCAAGATAGCCGTTTGCCTGCTGAGTTTGAGCTCACCCCTTATCTACAAGAGGGTGAAAACCTGTTGGTGGCCATGGTGCTGCGTTGGTCTGATGGCTCTTATTTGGAAGACCAAGATATGTGGTGGTTGAGTGGCATTTTTCGCGATGTGTATCTCTACCGCAAGCCGATACTCGCGATTGAAGATTTCTTTATTCGAACAGAGTTGGATGCGCTTTATCAACACGCTGAATTGCGAGTAGAAACTCGCTTAAGCCAAGTGACTCGTCATCATCAAGTGCAAGTGGCTTTATTCGATGCACAAGGTGAATGCGTGGCGCGTTCACAAGCCTTACATACCGGTCAACGTGTGGTGGATGAAAAAGGGTCGTGGCACGATAAAACCGAACACAGCTTAACGGTTTGCTCTCCGACCCTGTGGAGTGATGAAGCGCCTTATCTTTACCGCTGCGTGATCAGTTTGCTTGATGAACATGGCGCGCCGATTGAGTTTGAAAGTGCGGCAGTGGGTTTTCGCAAAGTAGAAATCACTCAGGGACTGCTGAAGCTCAATGGTCAGCCCTTGTTGATCCGCGGGGTGAACCGCCATGAACATCATCCAGAACTCGGGCATGTGATGGATGAAGCAAGCATGCGTCGCGATATTGAATTGATGAAACAGAACAATTTCAATGCGGTGCGTACCGCCCATTACCCCAATCATCCGCGTTGGTACGAACTGTGTGATGAATACGGTTTATATGTGGTGGATGAGGCGAATCTCGAAACCCACGGCCAGTTCCCGATGAGCCGACTTTCCAATGATCCGCAATGGGTGAATGCCTATTTGCAGCGCATGATTGGCATGGTGGAGCGCGATAAAAACCACCCTTGTGTGATCATTTGGTCGCTCGGCAATGAATCGGGGATTGGTGTCAATCATCACGCTATGTATCAGTGGACGAAACAGCGCGACCCATCACGTCCTGTGCAATACGAAGGGGGCGGCGCTAATACGGCGGCGACCGATATTGTTTGCCCGATGTACGCGCGGGTCGAACAGCACCAGCCACATCCTGCGGTTCCCAAATATGCGCTGAAAAATTGGATCAGTTTGCCGCAGGAAACCCGCCCGCTGATCTTGTGTGAATATGCTCATGCGATGGGCAACAGCTTGGGCGCGTTTTATAAATACTGGCAGGCGTTTCGTGAGTTTCCTCGTCTGCAAGGTGGCTTTATTTGGGATTGGGTCGATCAGGGCATTTCCAAATGGGATAGCGAGGGGCGCCACTATTGGGGCTATGGCGGTGATTTTGGGGATGCGATTAACGATCGCCAATTTTGCATAAACGGTTTGCTGTTTCCAGATCGCACGCCGCATCCGGCTTTACATGAAGTCAAAAAAGTCCAGCAGCCGTACCAGTTTTCGCTGAACTATCCCAAGCTCACCATTCACAATGAGCGCTTGTTTGCGACGTTGCCGCTGGAGCTGGTAGTTAGTGTGCTGTGCGATGGGCAAGAGATTAAGCAAGAACGTCTGCCGCTTGATATTGCGCCGCGCGGCACAATCACGCTGGATTTAGCATCGCTACCAATGTTGCCAGAGCATGAATACCACCTCAATGTCGCCTTACTGTGCCGTGAAGATCAGCCATGGTCTAACGCGGGGCACTGCATCGCTAGTGAGCAGTGGTGTTTGCAGCCACGAAGAAGCATGTTACCTAAAATCACACACGCTCCGCTGCCTCAATGGCAGCAAGATGGAGATAAGGTGCGCATCGAGGCGGCCAATCAGCAATGGCAGTTTAACCGCCCAACTGGGCTATTGGAGCAGTGGTGGCAAAACGGTCAGCCCGTATTGAGTGAACCGCTGCGCGATAACTTTTACCGCGCGGTGCTGGATAACGATATTGGTACTAGCGAAGCGCAGCACCTTGACCCGAATAGCTGGATCGCACGTTGGCATGCGGCGGGCTTAGATAAGCTGCGTGTGGAATGTGACGATCTGCGAGTCACCACCTTGGCCGAATGCGTCGAAGTAGTGGTCGATGTCGCCCATTACCATCAGCAAGCGTTAGCGATCCGTACCCGTTGGCGTTACCAAATCTTCGGTGATGCGCGGGTAGAACTGAATGTTGAGGTGAAGGTGTGTGCCGATTTACCGCCGCTGCCAAGAGTGGGGTTAACGCTCGCATTGCCAGTGACAGAAACCCCAGTGTCTTGGTTTGGTCGCGGGCCGCATGAGAATTATCCAGATCGTTTGCAATCGGCGCATGTGGGGCGATACACCGCCACGGTGGATGAGCTGCATACACCGTACATTTTCCCGAGCGAAAATGGTTTGCGTTGTGATACTCGCCAGCTACAAGTGGGCACTTTGGTGGTGGAAGGGCATTTTCACTTCTCGCTCAGTCGCTACTCACAAACGATGTTGGATAAAGCCAAACACAGCAACGAGTTGGTTGCGGGGGATAAGTTGTATCTCAATCTGGATGCGCAGCATATGGGCGTGGGCGGCGATGATTCGTGGAGTCAAAGTGTGCACCCTGAGTTTTTGCTCACTCAGCCGCACTATCAGTATCAGCTCACCTTACGTGTGAAAGCTTCATCCCCACAATAA
- a CDS encoding substrate-binding domain-containing protein has product MATIKDVARESGVSVATVSRVINKSPKASQASIDAVTSAMHKLGYRPNAAARALVNQSTNTIGVLVSDVSDPFFGTLVKAVDTVAHREGKHLLIGNGYHRAEEERRALELLINSRCDALVIHSKALPDEDLIEYANEVKTLVLINRHIPQIADRCISLDNQKGAYLATDFLIRQGHRNIACISSSHQIEDADQRIAGYQQALNEHGITLSSSYIETASPDNEGGEQAMTNLLVKSLPFTAVVAYNDNMAAGALLVLEENGHSVPEHVSVIGFDDALISRYLRPRLTTVRYPIQLMAEKATQLALALATDAPRENDPMIFSPTIVRRDSVAQKREP; this is encoded by the coding sequence ATGGCAACCATAAAAGACGTAGCACGTGAATCCGGAGTATCTGTGGCAACGGTTTCACGCGTCATCAACAAATCCCCGAAAGCCAGCCAAGCCTCGATTGATGCGGTAACCAGTGCGATGCACAAACTCGGCTATCGTCCAAACGCCGCCGCTCGCGCTTTAGTCAATCAAAGCACCAATACCATAGGTGTCTTGGTCAGCGATGTTTCTGATCCCTTCTTTGGAACTTTAGTCAAAGCTGTCGATACTGTCGCCCACCGCGAAGGAAAACATTTGCTGATCGGCAACGGCTATCATCGAGCGGAAGAAGAGCGCCGCGCGCTGGAACTGCTCATCAACAGCCGCTGTGATGCGCTGGTCATCCACTCCAAAGCGCTTCCCGATGAGGATCTGATTGAGTACGCCAACGAGGTAAAAACGCTGGTGTTGATCAATCGCCATATTCCACAGATCGCCGATCGCTGTATTTCACTCGACAACCAGAAAGGTGCTTATTTAGCAACCGATTTTCTGATCCGTCAAGGACATAGAAACATAGCTTGCATCAGTTCCTCTCATCAAATTGAGGATGCCGATCAGCGTATTGCGGGCTATCAACAAGCCTTGAACGAACATGGCATCACCCTAAGCAGCAGCTACATTGAAACCGCTAGCCCTGACAATGAAGGGGGTGAACAAGCGATGACCAACCTGCTGGTGAAATCACTGCCTTTTACCGCGGTGGTCGCCTACAACGACAATATGGCCGCTGGAGCCCTGTTGGTACTTGAGGAAAATGGGCATTCGGTTCCTGAACATGTCTCAGTGATTGGTTTTGACGATGCCCTTATTTCGCGCTACTTGCGCCCACGCCTGACGACCGTGCGTTACCCAATCCAACTGATGGCGGAAAAAGCCACTCAATTGGCTCTTGCTTTGGCAACCGATGCGCCGCGTGAAAATGATCCGATGATCTTTTCGCCCACCATCGTTCGCCGCGACAGCGTGGCACAAAAAAGAGAGCCTTAA
- a CDS encoding tRNA-binding protein, whose protein sequence is MDSAFLTVGYDDFARLDLRIGTIVEVKIHPRSTRNYIVQIALGEQMLQAVTALAPYYSAEQLLNQQVVVLCNLKPSLVAGVESHCMLLCAETQDGEESVLLTPQRVIANGVRIV, encoded by the coding sequence ATGGACTCGGCGTTTTTGACGGTAGGGTACGATGATTTTGCGCGGCTGGATTTACGTATTGGCACCATTGTTGAGGTGAAGATTCATCCTCGTTCGACCCGCAACTATATTGTGCAGATTGCGTTGGGAGAGCAGATGTTGCAAGCCGTCACCGCGTTAGCACCTTATTACTCGGCAGAACAATTACTTAATCAACAAGTGGTGGTGCTGTGCAATCTCAAACCGAGCTTGGTAGCTGGTGTAGAATCCCACTGCATGCTGCTGTGCGCGGAAACGCAAGATGGGGAAGAGAGTGTATTGCTCACCCCACAACGGGTTATCGCCAATGGGGTGAGAATCGTTTAG